DNA from Strigops habroptila isolate Jane chromosome 2, bStrHab1.2.pri, whole genome shotgun sequence:
TCAAGGTTTAGTCTCACCTAAAAAGAACCCAGTCTGCATGCTCTGAGAGCACCCTGCAAGGAGAGCCAGTATGTGGTAAATGCAGAAATTAGTTGCCAAAGAATACTTCTGACCTAAAAAAATATACTAGTGTAGATACacccaacaaaaagaaaaaacctcactGCCCCCTCTTCACCATCAAAAAAGAACCACTGGACAAGTATGCAATCTATAGAACCTATACAACCTTTCAGGCAAGAAGTTATTGTGCTTACGTTTGTTGGTTTCCAGTCACTCAGTCTATCGTCCAAAATTATATCATAACAGAAAGCTCCAGAGATTACTGCAAgtccaaagagaaaaacattcatGTTTGTTACAAAGTACGTATTTCACTGTTATAACATATTCTTATAAATATATCAAAATTAAtaagaaaaccagaatgatCTCAAGAAATCcattataaaacataatttttcagctgtgattCTACAAATGGTAGATTAAACCTgtatcattttcatttcatttcactgaaCGAGAGTCTTTCAAATGAGTCTTAATGCAATGTCAGTATAATACCATATAGCTTAGCATATGCAAGATTATTCCAAATCCTGAACTGAAATAACCACTCTACACTTACCAATCAAGACAACTGCTGAAATCGCTAAAAAGGCAACCAGTTGTAGGACTCCACATATAAGAACATTGTTTGCTGGTTATATCAAATGCATAATCACACTGGGtttgttatttaaatactttcctCTCTTGTGCGCTTTCTCACTTTTGTAAATCTTAAATCAGGCCACAGATGAGCAGAAGTTATTACTAACCCTGTGTGTACTCCAATAACCTTCCAACTTGATGTATACATTGTAATTTTTAGTAGCAGTTTTTACCACTTCCACAGTTATGCATGTATTAGAGCaaatttcacagaaacacaTCACATCTTAAATACCTTACCCATGTAATTTAACAATAAAAAGGTTATATCCTTAAGTTAATAACTGTGAAATCCTAAGCGGTCTGAAACCCAGCTGCCACACAGATCAATTTTCTATTCTTTGATAACAAAATTCTTCTCAGTGTGATAACTATATATTAAAGGCTACAACAACAGCATGTAATACACCTATCAATGCTAAGTACCTTCAATCACTGAGTCCCTGGTTGTAGGGTTTTTTGCAAGACTATTAAACACTCACTTTAGAAGTGGCAAAAGCAAGACAATCAATAAAACATTTGTATCACCTGGCACTTCTGGAGCTCTAATCAGGTTGACTGAATACTCATCTTTGAATGCCCGCTTTAATACACATGCCATGATCATGGCACAGGAACGCCAATAGGCCTGTAAAGagaatttcaaaacacagatttattaCCTAGAAGCTAACAAACCAACCAGCTATTTATTCAGCTATTCAGCTGTTTATTCCAAAAGAATACCAACATCTAACTGAATGATGCACAAATCTAGCTGTCAACCCAAATATTACCtttcttaatatttaaactTGTATTAGGAGATGATTCTCCATATAGAATCAatcaaaaaaaaatccaaactgcaCTTAAAATGCAAGCCAGATGTTTCCCTGGAGACGTTTAAATCTGAAATCATAAAACAATACCACAATATAGATTGAAAGGGATGCTTGCACATCACCTAGCCCACACCCTTCTAATATCCAGCTAGTGATAACCATGATGCACCAACCAGCTATTACAAACACCTGAACTTTCACAACAAAGttcaagaaaggaaatggaCATGGAACTGAAAGGGGCATACAGAATCAAGTGGTCATAACCAGCGTCACCTAACTATGGAATAAGATATAGATTACCTTGTTTACTTCTTCTGGATCTTCATCTTTGAATGTAAGGAACTGAATTTCACATGATTTGGTCAAGGGTCTGTACATATCCCAGACTTCACCATCCACAAGAGCTAGAACAGATCTGTTGCAATGCCATTCACTTAAGtctaaacaaattaaaaaaagtattacacATTTATTAGCTATATTCCTCAGAGCCAGCAGTTTAGACCCCTGCATTTGTAACAACTGCAAGTTCCACTTTTGTAAATTACCTGGAAGGATGAGCTGCTAACAGAGCCTCCAAAAATTAACCCAATTTCTGCTGGTGAATTTTAGTACAAATGTATCTTAAAATTaccaaacacaaatattttgaatgCACGTCTGTCGTCCCGGTCATTAAAATGTCAATAATATTAACATTTCACATTGAGATAACAAGTACTTCAACTGGCAGTACAATTTTCATCATCAGTGTCACACTGTTAGCCCATTCACTTACGCATGGCACAATTGTACGGGGTAGACAAAGCTTTGTTCATTACAAACACACTCCCAGGGTGCGATTTCCCAGTGTATTTTACTTCGACTTTCTCAATTCGCGGATAAAGAGACAactgtctctctttctctttgctgaagAGCTCATTACGCATCTGAATCACTTCTTCTGATGTCAGTCGAGAAACAGTTGGTGTGGAGATGAACCCTGGTAAAAGGAATGATCTAAAATAAGCAACAGGGAGTTTCAAAGTCTCTTTATAAGATGTTGGTTTCTAAAAGGAAGACATCCCGCTGTACTGCTCATCCATGTGTCTGTCTCAATACGCCCAAGGTGAGCACTTCGGCAGCTCTTGCTGCCCGCCCATCCTCGGTCCCTGCAATGCTCTGAAAACCATGAAGCAACGCGACCTTAACGACGGTCTGTGGCTGCAAAGGCTCTTCCCTCACACCGGCCCACAGCCCCTGCGGGACGCGCTCCGCAGCGCCACGGGGAAACCGGCCGGCACCGCCTCCCGCCCCCGGCGGCCTCCTCAGCCCGCGGCCCCGAGCCGCGCCGCCCCGCAGGGCCAGACCGGGCCCCTCCAAGCACCGCAAAAGGACAAGCCCGAAGCGGGCCCTCCGCCGCCGCTGCCACTCACGCCGCCCCTGGCGCCTGCCCCAGAGGCCGCGGGTAGCCCAGCGCGCCGCCATACTCCCGCTGCGTCCCGCCGCCCCGGTGCAGCCGCCCCCGGCTCCGCCGGAAAcagcggcggcggccccgcggtTCCGCGTGCTGTTCCGCACGGGGCCGCCAGGCGGCGCCgggggccgggcccggggctGGAGGCGCATCGCGCGGGTCGGTGGGAGCCGGTGGCGGCCTCGGCGACCGGCGCTGTCCTCAGCGGCCCCGCGCTGTGCGCGCCAGCTCCGGCACGCCGGCAGTCCCGCGTTGCCCTCTGCCCTCCCTTTGCCTCGTCAGGCCTCATGACACGGGCGGGAGTGTCATCCCCAAAACCTGCTCCTTTTGGATGGCCCCAAGGTCATCTCGTAGTGAGGAGCTCAAATACGTGGTACTGGGATCACAGCATTAACACTAGCGGCCTGGTGGCTGCGGAAACGGACTTTGGTGCCCGCCTCACTGTTGCGGCAGAGCCATACCAAGCACATGCCACCAAGCTTCCATGTTAactccagctcctctctgccagcctcctgctgccttcactGGCCTGTGTTGGATGTGCCTGGCGAGGTTTTGGTAGCGGGGGTGCaacaggggtggcttctgcgAGAAGCTGCCAAAAGCTACCCctgtgtccaacagagccaatgcaGCCAGCTACAAGATGGACCTTCTGCTGGCCAAGGCCGAGCCCATCAGcgatggtggtagcacctctgggataaaGTGTTTAAGTAGGAGGAAAGTTACTGCACAGGAGCAATTGCGGCCAGAGACATGAGTGAGAATacatgagagaaacagctctacAGACACCaaagtcagtgcagaaggaggggaggaggtgatCCAGGTGCCAGAACAGAcattcctctgcagcctgtgaaacagatcatggtgaggcaggctgtgccctgtagcccatggaggtccacagaGGAACAGgtatccacctgcagcccatggaggtccacagtggagcagacatccacctgcagcccaggaaggACCCCACACCGGAGCAGGGGCATGCCCAAATGAGCTTGTGATCCCgtgggaagcccacactggagcaggtttgctgcaggactggtgaccccacaggggacccacgctggagcagtctgttcctgaaggactgcaccccatggaagggacccgCGGTGGAGCAGCttatgaagaactgcagcctgtgggaaggattcacattggagaagttcatggaggactatcctgtgggagggaccccacgctggagcaggggaagagtgtgaggagtcctccaCTGAGGAGGAAcgagcagcagagacaatgtgtgatgaactgaccacaacccccataCCCCATCCCCTTACACTGATGTAGGGGGGAAATGGAGAattcaggagtgaagttgagcctgggaagacGGGAGGGGTGAGAGAAAGGTGTTAAGGTTTGGTTTAATCtctcattaccctactctgatttgattggtaataaattaaactgatttcccAAGTCTATTTTGCCCATGACggtaattgctgagtgatctccctgtccttatctcaacccacaagccttttgttatatttttctctcccctgtccagctgaggaggggagtgatagagcagttTAGGTAagcacctggcatccagccaaggtcaacACACCATACCTCCCTACTGCCCTTCCTCCCCAAAGGATTGAAGCCAAGCAGAAACTAGCTACTGCATGTGTAGGAAAAACATGgtttgcattaaaatgtattaaaaattatgaaataactCAAGAGTTTGTTTAGATGCTTTACGGTTTATCTGATGGTGGTCTTCAGCCCAGTCCCCAGTTGGCAAAGATATAACCAAAGCCATCAAGAATACCAGTGTCAAACAGTTACACTGAATTAGTGCCATTAAGAGCTAAAGGATGTAATTAAACTCAGCATCGGAAAGATAAATAAGTTAATACCGACAAGAGCCAGTAATAGAGAATTTTCCACTGTGGAAACACATCTGCAGAGCAGTGGGACAGCTGGCTCTTCTTGGTTCAGTACCTGGCCCTGGCTTCCCTGCTCAGCTGGGCTCTCATCCAGAAAACAAGGTGTGTGGGTACAGTAGCTATTTGTGCCCTTTGTCACATTATTTGATGCATTAAGAATTTCAGCAAGTCAATCaccctgctgcttcttt
Protein-coding regions in this window:
- the MRPL39 gene encoding 39S ribosomal protein L39, mitochondrial — protein: MAARWATRGLWGRRQGRRFISTPTVSRLTSEEVIQMRNELFSKEKERQLSLYPRIEKVEVKYTGKSHPGSVFVMNKALSTPYNCAMHLSEWHCNRSVLALVDGEVWDMYRPLTKSCEIQFLTFKDEDPEEVNKAYWRSCAMIMACVLKRAFKDEYSVNLIRAPEVPVISGAFCYDIILDDRLSDWKPTNDNFRSLTRDAGKLIHKDLPFETLHVEAKVAREMFQHNRYKLEMIERKASQNTEGIVMLHRFGDFVDVSEGPHIPRTSFCFQYEITAAHNLQTNQSELIRRFQGVSLPVHLKAHHIVWHKLLERSKRLVTEEKYLEAAAEHHEAKDGTEEEKTASI